One window from the genome of Bradyrhizobium xenonodulans encodes:
- a CDS encoding SDR family NAD(P)-dependent oxidoreductase: protein MADDLKGRTALVTGGSRGIGAAVCRALAASGAAVAINCREQIGQAEQLASEIVKQGGRAIAIAADVSRRDAVAGMVERITAELGPIDILVNNAGIAITRSLDDLTEEDFDRTMLVNLKSVFLCTQAVLPAMRARKWGRIVNISSGAARGGGSIGPHYNASKAGMEGLMRGYAARLVKDGITVNAVAPSLIETDMMSGQKQLVSRIPLGRFGTAEEVAKAVMLLVDNAYMTGQTVALSGGMAFN from the coding sequence ATGGCGGATGACTTGAAGGGACGCACGGCGCTCGTCACCGGCGGCTCGCGCGGGATCGGCGCGGCTGTCTGTCGTGCACTCGCGGCATCAGGCGCGGCCGTGGCAATCAATTGCCGCGAGCAGATCGGACAAGCCGAGCAACTGGCGAGCGAGATCGTCAAGCAAGGTGGCCGTGCCATCGCAATCGCTGCCGACGTGTCGCGACGCGACGCCGTGGCCGGCATGGTCGAACGAATCACGGCCGAGCTCGGCCCCATCGACATCCTGGTCAACAATGCCGGCATCGCCATCACGCGCAGCCTCGACGACCTCACCGAGGAGGATTTCGACCGCACCATGCTGGTCAATCTGAAATCGGTCTTCCTGTGCACGCAAGCGGTGCTGCCGGCGATGCGCGCCCGGAAATGGGGCCGTATCGTCAACATCTCCTCCGGCGCGGCGCGCGGCGGCGGCTCGATCGGGCCGCACTACAACGCATCCAAGGCCGGCATGGAGGGCCTCATGCGAGGTTATGCGGCGCGGCTGGTCAAGGACGGCATCACGGTCAACGCGGTGGCACCGTCGCTGATCGAGACCGACATGATGAGCGGCCAGAAGCAGCTCGTCAGCCGCATCCCGCTCGGACGCTTCGGCACGGCGGAGGAGGTGGCGAAAGCGGTGATGCTGCTGGTCGACAACGCCTACATGACCGGGCAGACGGTCGCACTGAGCGGCGGGATGGCGTTTAACTGA
- a CDS encoding pyridoxamine 5'-phosphate oxidase family protein — protein MSVIETVEQLEAIYGVTNDASTVKVADHVTPLYRIYIEKAPFAALATIGPEGIDCSPRGDLPGFVRIHDPKTLMLPDRRGNNRVDSLRNIVRDPRVSLMFLIPGSGNAVRANGRAHLSVDPELLASFKVEGKAPRSVMVMRVDEIYFQCARAIVRSDLWNPDKRIDPKTLPTPGQILAEMSANTVGGADYDRAWPERAAATMW, from the coding sequence ATGTCGGTGATTGAAACGGTCGAACAGCTCGAGGCCATCTACGGCGTCACCAATGACGCCTCGACCGTCAAAGTTGCCGACCATGTCACGCCGCTCTACCGGATCTACATCGAGAAGGCGCCGTTTGCGGCGCTTGCCACCATCGGGCCCGAAGGCATCGACTGCTCGCCGCGCGGCGATCTCCCCGGCTTCGTCCGCATCCATGACCCGAAGACGCTGATGCTGCCGGATCGCCGCGGCAACAACCGCGTCGATTCCCTGCGCAACATCGTGCGCGACCCCAGGGTGTCGCTGATGTTTCTGATCCCCGGCTCCGGCAACGCGGTGCGCGCCAACGGCCGCGCGCATCTCTCCGTCGATCCCGAGCTGCTGGCCTCGTTCAAGGTGGAGGGCAAGGCGCCGCGCAGCGTCATGGTGATGCGTGTGGACGAAATCTACTTCCAGTGCGCTCGCGCCATCGTCCGCTCCGACCTCTGGAATCCCGACAAGCGGATCGATCCGAAGACGCTGCCGACGCCGGGCCAGATTCTTGCAGAGATGAGTGCGAACACAGTCGGCGGTGCGGACTATGATCGCGCCTGGCCGGAGCGGGCTGCTGCGACGATGTGGTGA
- the phnN gene encoding phosphonate metabolism protein/1,5-bisphosphokinase (PRPP-forming) PhnN — protein MSETATMAQDEAGRIGPGRLVLVVGPSGAGKDTLLRLAQTACIDDHNVVFPRRVVTRESSADEDNLAMSHDDFRRAREHGDFAVHWEAHGHSYALPLDINDDIRAGRAVVANVSRTVIGALRQAYANVVVVAITAPPDVLAQRLAARARHSDGNIADRLARSVDDMAAQADVTILNAGSADYHSRHLVRVIRNEGWQD, from the coding sequence ATGAGCGAGACCGCGACCATGGCACAGGACGAAGCTGGCCGGATCGGACCCGGGCGGCTCGTGCTCGTGGTCGGTCCCAGCGGCGCCGGCAAGGACACGTTGTTGCGGCTCGCGCAAACCGCCTGCATCGATGATCACAATGTCGTCTTCCCGCGCCGTGTCGTGACCCGCGAATCCTCCGCCGACGAGGACAATCTGGCGATGAGTCACGACGACTTCCGCCGCGCGCGCGAGCACGGCGATTTCGCCGTGCATTGGGAGGCGCACGGGCATTCCTATGCTTTGCCGCTGGACATCAATGACGACATCCGGGCCGGGCGCGCGGTCGTCGCCAATGTCTCGCGCACCGTGATCGGCGCGCTGCGCCAAGCCTATGCCAACGTCGTCGTGGTCGCAATCACGGCACCGCCGGATGTGCTGGCGCAGCGGCTTGCCGCGCGGGCCCGGCACAGCGACGGCAACATCGCCGACCGCCTCGCACGCAGCGTCGACGATATGGCCGCGCAAGCCGATGTCACCATCCTCAATGCGGGCAGCGCGGACTATCACAGCCGCCACCTCGTGCGGGTGATCAGGAACGAAGGCTGGCAAGACTAG
- a CDS encoding alpha-D-ribose 1-methylphosphonate 5-triphosphate diphosphatase, with product MNAKPKESLIANARIVLADRVIEQGWLALADGRIAEIGEGRAPAGAEDAGGDLIMPGLIELHTDHLEAHYVPRPKVFWNPVAAVISYDGQLATSGITTVFDSLRVWREDGAEEVDGRAGVLAAAITTAREADLLRADHFLHLRCEIPMPSVVEEARELIDRPDVKLMSLMDHTPGQRQFRDEVKLRDYYRGKGGGKTDVELDELFAKRFEYQRLYAAANMREIVSLAHEYKIPLASHDDTTEENVADAVRDRVSVAEFPTTLEAARGLHQAGIDILMGAPNVVRGGSHSGNIAAVDLAREGLLDILSSDYIPSSLLMAALQLPEHVPAISLPAAVRTVTKAPAEAVGLTDRGEVAIGKRADLIRVHIAGSVPVVRSVWREGSRVA from the coding sequence ATGAACGCCAAGCCGAAGGAATCATTGATCGCCAACGCCAGGATCGTGCTGGCGGACCGGGTGATCGAGCAGGGCTGGCTCGCTCTTGCCGATGGACGCATCGCCGAGATCGGCGAGGGCAGGGCGCCTGCGGGCGCAGAGGATGCCGGCGGCGACCTGATCATGCCCGGCCTGATCGAGCTCCACACCGATCATCTCGAAGCGCATTACGTGCCGCGGCCAAAAGTGTTCTGGAATCCGGTCGCAGCCGTGATCTCCTATGACGGCCAGCTCGCAACGTCGGGCATCACCACCGTGTTCGATTCGCTCCGGGTCTGGCGCGAGGACGGCGCCGAGGAAGTCGACGGCCGCGCCGGCGTGCTCGCCGCCGCGATCACGACCGCGCGCGAGGCCGACCTGCTGCGCGCCGATCACTTCCTGCATCTGCGCTGCGAAATCCCGATGCCGAGCGTGGTCGAGGAGGCCAGGGAGCTGATCGACCGGCCCGACGTCAAGCTGATGTCGCTGATGGATCACACGCCGGGCCAGCGCCAGTTCCGCGACGAGGTCAAGCTGCGCGACTATTACCGCGGCAAGGGCGGCGGCAAGACCGATGTCGAGCTCGACGAGCTGTTCGCCAAGCGCTTCGAATATCAGAGGCTCTATGCTGCGGCCAACATGCGCGAGATCGTGTCGCTCGCGCATGAGTACAAAATTCCGCTCGCCAGCCACGACGACACCACCGAGGAGAACGTCGCGGACGCCGTGCGCGATCGCGTCTCGGTGGCGGAATTCCCGACCACGCTGGAGGCCGCGCGCGGCCTGCACCAGGCCGGCATCGACATCCTGATGGGCGCGCCGAACGTCGTGCGCGGCGGCTCGCACTCCGGCAACATCGCCGCGGTCGATCTCGCCCGCGAAGGCCTGCTCGACATCCTGTCGTCGGATTACATCCCGTCGAGCCTGCTGATGGCCGCGCTGCAACTGCCCGAGCATGTTCCCGCCATCAGCCTCCCCGCGGCGGTTCGCACCGTGACCAAGGCGCCGGCCGAGGCGGTCGGCCTCACCGACCGCGGCGAGGTCGCAATCGGCAAGCGCGCCGATTTGATCCGTGTCCACATTGCCGGCAGCGTTCCCGTCGTCCGCAGCGTCTGGCGTGAGGGAAGCCGCGTCGCATGA
- the phnL gene encoding phosphonate C-P lyase system protein PhnL: MTAMIEIADAKKTFTMHLQGGIELPVVSGVTFHVNPGECVVLSGPSGAGKSSILKMIFGNYRCDSGRIGIRHRGAVVDLAAAEPRQVLNIRRATIGYVSQFLRAVPRVATIDVVAEPLIVNGMARADAQVRAGELLHRLNIPQRLWQLPPATFSGGEQQRVNIARGFISDLPILLLDEPTASLDAANRAVVVELVAEKKRQGVAMVAIVHDDEIRHLIADRIVDVTSFAAAA; this comes from the coding sequence ATGACCGCCATGATCGAAATTGCCGACGCGAAAAAGACTTTTACGATGCATCTGCAGGGTGGCATCGAGCTGCCTGTCGTCAGCGGCGTGACCTTCCACGTCAATCCCGGCGAGTGCGTCGTGCTGTCGGGGCCATCAGGCGCCGGCAAATCGTCGATCCTGAAGATGATCTTCGGCAATTACCGCTGCGACTCCGGCCGCATCGGCATCCGCCATCGCGGCGCAGTGGTCGATCTCGCCGCCGCCGAGCCGCGGCAGGTCCTCAACATCCGCCGCGCGACCATCGGCTATGTCAGCCAGTTTCTGCGCGCGGTGCCGCGCGTTGCGACCATCGACGTCGTCGCCGAGCCGCTGATTGTCAACGGCATGGCACGCGCCGATGCGCAAGTCCGCGCAGGCGAGCTGCTGCACCGCCTCAATATCCCCCAAAGGCTCTGGCAGCTTCCGCCCGCGACCTTCTCCGGCGGCGAGCAGCAGCGCGTCAACATTGCGCGCGGCTTCATCTCGGACCTGCCGATCCTGCTGCTGGACGAGCCGACCGCTTCGCTCGATGCCGCCAACCGCGCGGTGGTGGTCGAGCTGGTCGCTGAAAAGAAGCGCCAGGGCGTCGCCATGGTCGCCATTGTCCATGACGACGAAATCCGCCATTTGATTGCCGACCGTATCGTCGACGTCACCAGCTTTGCCGCCGCGGCCTGA
- the phnK gene encoding phosphonate C-P lyase system protein PhnK has protein sequence MADALENDQPLLVANSLSKSYGRIAACRDVSFALYPGEVLAIVGESGSGKSTLLQMLSGQLAPSAGQVSYRMRDGITRDLTTLGEAERRFLFRTDWGYVHQDPAQGLRMAVSAGANVGERLMAVGWNHYGRIRDSASDWLTRVEIDIARIDDAPRTYSGGMRQRLQIARNLVTEPRLVFMDEPTGGLDVSVQARLLDLVRSLVAELHLAVIIVTHDLAVARLLSHRVMVMKGGRVIETGLTDQVLDDPREPYTQLLVSSILPP, from the coding sequence ATGGCTGATGCTCTCGAAAACGATCAGCCGCTGCTGGTCGCAAATTCCCTCAGCAAGTCCTATGGCCGCATCGCCGCGTGCCGCGACGTGTCGTTCGCGCTCTATCCCGGCGAAGTGCTGGCGATCGTCGGCGAATCGGGCTCGGGAAAGTCGACGCTGCTGCAAATGCTGTCGGGCCAGCTCGCGCCGAGCGCCGGCCAAGTCTCCTATCGGATGCGCGACGGAATCACCCGCGATCTCACCACGCTCGGCGAAGCCGAGCGGCGCTTCCTGTTCCGCACCGATTGGGGCTATGTGCACCAGGATCCCGCGCAGGGCCTGCGCATGGCGGTGTCGGCCGGCGCCAATGTCGGCGAGCGCTTGATGGCGGTGGGCTGGAATCACTATGGCCGCATCCGCGACAGCGCCTCCGACTGGCTGACCCGCGTCGAGATCGACATCGCGCGCATCGATGATGCGCCGCGGACCTATTCCGGCGGCATGCGCCAGCGCCTCCAGATCGCCCGCAACCTCGTCACCGAGCCGCGGCTGGTGTTCATGGACGAGCCGACCGGCGGCCTCGACGTCTCCGTGCAGGCGCGCCTGCTCGACCTCGTGCGCAGCCTCGTCGCCGAGCTGCATCTCGCCGTCATCATCGTCACCCACGATCTCGCGGTCGCGCGGCTGTTGTCGCACCGGGTGATGGTGATGAAGGGCGGCCGTGTCATCGAGACCGGTCTCACCGACCAGGTGCTCGACGATCCCCGCGAGCCCTATACCCAGCTCCTCGTCTCCTCGATCCTGCCGCCATAA
- a CDS encoding alpha-D-ribose 1-methylphosphonate 5-phosphate C-P-lyase PhnJ → MNAPAYNFAYLDEQTKRMIRRAILKAIAIPGYQVPFASREMPMPYGWGTGGVQVTAAILGPDDVLKVIDQGSDDTTNAISIRKFFAKTAGVATTTATEDATVIQTRHRIPETSLHANQVLVYQVPIPEPLRFLEPRETETRRMHALAEYGLMHVKLYEDIARFGHIATAYAYPVKVNARYVMDPSPTPKFDNPKMDNSSALQLFGAGREKRIYAIPPYTQVVSLDFEDHPFEPYRFNAPCALCAAENSYLDEIVTDDQGGRMFVCSDTDYCEGRQAAGHHGSLSAAPYKEKAGSHG, encoded by the coding sequence ATGAACGCGCCCGCCTACAATTTCGCCTATCTCGACGAGCAGACCAAGCGGATGATTCGCCGCGCCATCCTGAAGGCGATCGCGATCCCCGGCTATCAGGTGCCGTTCGCCAGCCGCGAGATGCCGATGCCCTATGGCTGGGGCACCGGTGGCGTGCAGGTCACCGCCGCGATCCTCGGCCCCGACGACGTGCTGAAGGTGATCGACCAGGGATCGGACGACACCACCAATGCGATCTCGATCCGAAAGTTCTTCGCCAAGACCGCGGGCGTTGCCACGACGACGGCGACCGAAGACGCGACCGTGATCCAGACCCGCCACCGTATCCCCGAGACGTCGCTGCACGCAAACCAGGTTCTGGTCTATCAGGTGCCGATCCCGGAACCCCTGCGCTTCCTCGAGCCGCGCGAGACCGAGACGCGGCGCATGCATGCGCTCGCCGAATACGGCCTGATGCATGTGAAGCTCTATGAAGACATTGCCCGCTTCGGCCACATCGCGACGGCCTACGCCTATCCGGTGAAGGTCAACGCGCGCTACGTGATGGACCCGTCGCCGACGCCGAAATTCGACAATCCCAAGATGGACAATTCCTCGGCGCTGCAGCTGTTCGGCGCCGGCCGCGAGAAGCGGATCTACGCGATCCCGCCCTACACGCAGGTGGTGTCGCTCGATTTCGAGGATCATCCCTTCGAGCCGTACCGCTTCAACGCGCCCTGCGCGCTGTGCGCCGCCGAGAATTCCTATCTCGACGAGATCGTCACCGACGACCAGGGCGGGCGCATGTTCGTCTGCTCGGACACGGATTATTGCGAGGGTCGTCAGGCCGCCGGCCATCACGGCAGCCTTAGCGCCGCGCCATACAAGGAGAAGGCGGGCTCCCATGGCTGA
- a CDS encoding carbon-phosphorus lyase complex subunit PhnI, producing the protein MYVAVKGGERAIENAHRLLAHARRGDQTVPEVTLDQISEQLGLAVDRVMSEGSLYDRELAALAIKQARGDLIEAIFLVRAFRATLPRFGASEPVNTGAMRVLRRVSATFKDIPGGQILGPTFDYAHRLLDPSLAEGFVPEVPATSDASTAPTPRVTDILGRDGLIESSPQAEDGASVGDLTREPLNFPADRDLRLQNLARGDEGFLLAMGYSTQRGYGRNHPFVGEIRFGEVEVEFFAEDVGFAVPLGSIELTECQMVNQFKGSATEAPCFTRGYGLAFGQSERKTMSMALVDRALRARELGEEAVAPAQDEEFVMSHSDNVQATGFVEHLKLPHYVDFQSELGLLRKLRKEFAEANAPDAMKEAAE; encoded by the coding sequence ATGTATGTCGCAGTCAAAGGCGGCGAACGCGCCATCGAGAACGCCCATCGCCTGCTCGCCCATGCGCGGCGCGGCGACCAGACCGTTCCCGAGGTCACGCTCGACCAGATCTCGGAGCAGCTCGGCCTCGCGGTGGACCGCGTCATGAGCGAAGGCTCGCTCTACGACCGCGAGCTCGCGGCGCTGGCGATCAAGCAGGCGCGCGGCGATCTGATCGAGGCGATCTTCCTGGTCCGCGCCTTCCGCGCCACGCTGCCCCGCTTCGGCGCGAGCGAGCCTGTCAACACCGGCGCGATGCGCGTGCTGCGGCGGGTGTCCGCGACCTTCAAGGATATTCCCGGCGGCCAGATCCTCGGGCCGACCTTCGACTACGCGCATCGCCTGCTCGATCCTTCGCTGGCCGAAGGCTTCGTGCCTGAGGTGCCCGCGACGTCCGATGCATCGACCGCGCCGACGCCGCGTGTCACCGATATTCTCGGCCGCGACGGGCTGATCGAATCCTCGCCGCAAGCCGAGGACGGCGCCAGCGTCGGCGATCTCACCCGCGAACCGCTGAACTTTCCGGCTGATCGCGACCTGCGCCTGCAAAATCTCGCGCGCGGCGACGAGGGCTTCCTGCTGGCGATGGGCTATTCCACCCAACGCGGCTATGGCCGCAACCACCCCTTCGTCGGCGAGATCCGCTTCGGCGAGGTCGAGGTCGAGTTTTTCGCCGAAGACGTCGGCTTCGCCGTGCCGCTCGGTTCGATCGAGCTGACCGAATGCCAGATGGTCAACCAGTTCAAGGGTTCTGCGACGGAAGCGCCGTGCTTCACCCGCGGCTATGGCCTCGCCTTCGGCCAGAGCGAGCGCAAAACCATGTCGATGGCGCTGGTCGACCGCGCGCTGCGCGCCCGCGAGCTCGGTGAAGAGGCCGTGGCCCCCGCGCAAGATGAAGAATTCGTGATGTCGCATTCGGACAACGTCCAGGCGACCGGCTTCGTCGAGCATCTGAAGCTGCCGCACTATGTCGACTTCCAGTCCGAGCTCGGCCTGCTCCGCAAGCTGCGCAAGGAATTTGCCGAGGCCAATGCGCCCGATGCCATGAAGGAGGCCGCGGAATGA
- the phnH gene encoding phosphonate C-P lyase system protein PhnH, which produces MTTIAELPPGFADKVLSAQSTFRSVMDAMARPGSVQRIVPMAGAPGLMMRGTAAIALTLFDHDTPLWLDARMAESPDVVKWLKFHTGAPVVQDSSIASFALISDGVLLPTLERFALGTNEYPDRSTTVIIQIESLDSGRSFELRGPGIDGVAMLQASVKPLDLFERLRMNEALFPRGIDVVLVADDAVVAIPRTTRVVSKES; this is translated from the coding sequence ATGACCACGATTGCGGAATTGCCGCCGGGGTTCGCCGACAAGGTGTTGTCGGCGCAATCGACCTTTCGTTCGGTCATGGACGCGATGGCGCGACCGGGCTCGGTCCAGCGCATCGTGCCGATGGCGGGAGCGCCCGGATTGATGATGCGCGGCACCGCTGCGATCGCGCTGACGCTGTTCGACCACGACACGCCGCTGTGGCTCGACGCACGGATGGCCGAAAGCCCCGACGTCGTGAAATGGCTCAAGTTCCACACCGGCGCGCCGGTCGTGCAGGACTCCTCGATCGCGAGCTTCGCGCTGATCAGCGATGGCGTCCTGTTGCCGACGCTCGAGCGCTTCGCGCTCGGCACCAACGAATATCCGGATCGTTCGACCACGGTGATCATTCAGATCGAGAGCCTTGATTCAGGGCGCAGCTTCGAGCTGCGCGGCCCCGGCATCGACGGCGTCGCAATGCTCCAGGCCTCGGTCAAGCCTCTCGACCTGTTCGAGCGTCTGCGCATGAACGAGGCGCTGTTTCCGCGCGGCATCGACGTGGTGCTGGTCGCCGATGACGCCGTGGTCGCGATCCCCCGCACCACGCGCGTCGTGAGCAAGGAAAGCTGA
- the phnG gene encoding phosphonate C-P lyase system protein PhnG: MDLVTQHNNQQAQRQAAMAVLAHAEAGEIAARLRALALPAHQDLRAPENGLVMLRGRVGGDGAPFNLGEATVSRAAVRLASGEVGFGYALGRDGEKARLIALCDALAQSRDFETAVERDVIAPLREQLMVKRKQAAAETAATKVDFYTMVRGEG, translated from the coding sequence GTGGATTTGGTGACCCAGCACAACAACCAGCAAGCCCAGCGCCAGGCCGCGATGGCCGTGCTGGCGCACGCGGAGGCGGGCGAGATCGCCGCTCGCCTCCGCGCTCTCGCTCTCCCGGCCCATCAGGATCTGCGCGCGCCGGAAAACGGCCTCGTCATGCTGCGCGGCCGGGTCGGCGGCGACGGCGCGCCGTTCAATCTCGGCGAAGCGACGGTGTCGCGCGCCGCGGTGCGGCTCGCCAGCGGCGAGGTCGGCTTCGGCTATGCGCTGGGGCGCGATGGCGAGAAGGCGCGGCTGATCGCATTGTGCGACGCGCTGGCGCAGTCGCGGGATTTTGAAACGGCCGTGGAGCGCGACGTGATCGCGCCGTTACGGGAGCAGCTTATGGTCAAGCGCAAGCAGGCGGCGGCCGAGACCGCTGCGACGAAGGTTGATTTCTACACCATGGTGCGCGGTGAGGGGTGA
- the phnF gene encoding phosphonate metabolism transcriptional regulator PhnF, whose translation MSMQDTASSGVALWRLVADGIERGIADGRFAAGDKLPGEVEIAETYRVNRHTVRRALAALAERGLVRAERGSGTYVEAQKLAYPLRSRTRFSEIVGADGREPQGRLIEASDDVATRELARELGLRTGAPLVRIEAIRLADRTPICVSTTWLSAELFPGAGEVFAATRSMTKMLEHYGVRDYRRGATRITAGIVDATDAARLDLPLGRPILVVDATDHGLDGKPLVTKHSRFAAERVEFLVEP comes from the coding sequence ATGAGCATGCAAGACACTGCATCGTCGGGCGTCGCGCTGTGGCGCCTCGTTGCCGACGGCATCGAGCGCGGCATCGCCGACGGCCGCTTTGCGGCCGGCGACAAATTGCCGGGTGAGGTGGAGATCGCCGAAACCTATCGGGTGAACCGCCACACCGTGCGGCGCGCGCTGGCAGCGCTTGCCGAGCGCGGCCTCGTGCGCGCCGAGCGCGGCAGCGGAACCTATGTCGAGGCGCAGAAGCTCGCCTATCCCTTGCGCTCGCGCACGCGCTTCTCCGAGATCGTCGGCGCCGACGGCCGCGAGCCGCAGGGCCGGCTGATCGAAGCGTCCGACGACGTCGCGACCCGCGAACTGGCGCGGGAACTGGGATTGAGGACCGGCGCGCCGCTGGTGCGGATCGAGGCGATCCGCCTCGCCGACCGCACGCCGATCTGCGTTTCCACCACTTGGCTGTCAGCGGAACTATTTCCTGGCGCGGGCGAGGTGTTCGCGGCGACGCGATCGATGACGAAAATGCTCGAACATTACGGCGTGCGCGACTATCGCCGCGGCGCGACCCGGATCACCGCCGGGATCGTGGACGCGACGGATGCCGCACGGCTGGATCTTCCGCTGGGACGACCGATCCTGGTGGTCGATGCGACCGACCACGGTCTCGACGGCAAGCCGCTGGTGACGAAGCATTCGCGGTTTGCGGCGGAGCGGGTGGAGTTTTTGGTGGAGCCGTGA
- the phnE gene encoding phosphonate ABC transporter, permease protein PhnE, protein MTGPQEVDTAALRARYPDVFDRPASARLAMPAMIVAAFAILVYGLVDLDFSPSRFFNGLSQLGWISLMMIPPDPGSSLPIYLKALGETLSIALLGTTLAAVFALPVSLLAARNVIPSQILRFPVRRFLDSIRGVDTLIWALVWINVVGLGPFAGVLAIAVSDFGAFGKLFSEAIEGADQKQVEGIRASGGSPLHEIRFGLLPQVLPVIAGQVLYFIESNTRSATIIGIVGAGGIGLQLAEQIRVLEWQKVSFLILMILVAVAAIDFISGKLRFAIIGRRAVA, encoded by the coding sequence GTGACGGGGCCGCAGGAGGTCGACACCGCAGCGCTTCGTGCGCGCTACCCCGACGTGTTCGACCGGCCGGCTTCGGCGCGGCTCGCCATGCCGGCGATGATCGTCGCCGCCTTCGCAATCCTGGTCTACGGCCTCGTCGATCTCGACTTCTCGCCGTCGCGATTCTTCAACGGCCTCAGCCAGCTCGGCTGGATCAGCCTGATGATGATCCCGCCGGATCCCGGCTCCTCGCTGCCGATCTATCTGAAGGCGCTGGGTGAGACGCTGTCGATCGCGCTGCTCGGCACCACGCTGGCGGCGGTGTTCGCGCTGCCGGTCAGCCTGCTGGCTGCGCGCAACGTCATCCCCTCGCAGATCCTGCGCTTTCCCGTGCGACGTTTTCTCGATTCGATCCGCGGCGTCGATACGCTGATCTGGGCTTTGGTGTGGATCAACGTGGTCGGGCTCGGCCCGTTCGCCGGCGTGCTCGCCATCGCCGTGTCGGATTTCGGCGCGTTCGGCAAACTGTTCTCCGAGGCGATCGAGGGCGCCGACCAGAAGCAGGTCGAAGGCATCCGCGCCTCCGGCGGCAGCCCGCTGCACGAGATCCGCTTCGGACTCTTGCCGCAGGTTCTGCCCGTGATCGCGGGCCAGGTGCTCTATTTCATCGAATCCAACACGCGCTCGGCCACCATCATCGGCATCGTCGGCGCTGGCGGCATCGGCCTCCAGCTCGCCGAGCAGATCCGCGTGCTAGAATGGCAGAAGGTGTCGTTCCTGATCCTGATGATCCTGGTCGCCGTCGCCGCGATCGATTTCATCTCGGGCAAGCTGCGCTTCGCGATTATTGGGCGCAGGGCGGTGGCCTGA
- the phnE gene encoding phosphonate ABC transporter, permease protein PhnE translates to MTVAVSILPEQQLAVLNAAYRQAVARRRWRLLLGIVVFAAALVLAAVGAEVNLRTLFTYFGNFLSYFDRIFTLDSGQRVWTDVGEWLWGWRKWLRMLGETLLISYVGTLIGATFAFCLNFFAAENTSPAPWLRFVVRRLLEFARTVPGIVFALIFVIAFGLGPMAGVLAIAIHSTGALGKLFSEIVENADMKPVEGIRSTGASWLSCMRFAVVPQVTAGYASYALLRFEINVREASVMGFVGAGGIGQELVVAIRKFYYSDVSAILLTIIVTVFIIDITTGWLRGRLFGKEART, encoded by the coding sequence ATGACCGTCGCGGTTTCGATCCTCCCCGAGCAACAACTCGCCGTGCTCAACGCCGCCTATCGCCAGGCGGTCGCGCGCAGGCGATGGCGCCTCCTGTTGGGCATTGTGGTCTTTGCTGCCGCGCTGGTGCTCGCCGCGGTTGGCGCCGAAGTGAATTTGCGCACGCTGTTCACCTATTTCGGCAACTTTCTCAGCTATTTCGACCGCATCTTCACGCTCGACAGCGGCCAGCGGGTCTGGACCGATGTCGGCGAGTGGCTCTGGGGCTGGCGCAAATGGCTGAGGATGCTGGGCGAAACGCTGCTGATTTCCTATGTCGGCACGCTGATCGGCGCGACCTTCGCGTTTTGCCTGAACTTCTTCGCGGCTGAAAACACCTCGCCGGCGCCCTGGTTGCGCTTTGTCGTGCGGCGCCTGCTGGAATTCGCCCGCACCGTTCCCGGCATCGTCTTCGCACTGATCTTCGTCATCGCCTTCGGGCTCGGCCCGATGGCCGGCGTGCTCGCGATCGCGATCCATTCCACCGGCGCGCTCGGCAAGCTGTTCTCGGAGATCGTCGAGAATGCCGACATGAAGCCGGTCGAGGGCATCCGCTCGACCGGCGCGAGCTGGCTGTCCTGCATGCGCTTCGCCGTCGTGCCGCAGGTCACCGCGGGCTATGCCAGCTACGCGCTGCTGCGCTTCGAGATCAACGTCCGCGAGGCCTCCGTGATGGGCTTTGTCGGTGCCGGCGGCATCGGCCAGGAGCTCGTCGTCGCGATCCGCAAGTTCTATTATTCGGACGTCAGCGCGATCCTTCTCACCATCATCGTGACGGTCTTCATCATCGACATCACCACCGGCTGGTTGCGCGGCCGCTTGTTCGGCAAGGAGGCGCGGACGTGA